From the genome of Brienomyrus brachyistius isolate T26 chromosome 8, BBRACH_0.4, whole genome shotgun sequence, one region includes:
- the LOC125747971 gene encoding protein SSUH2 homolog, whose product MYGMQAQPSMYPPPTANFPGLASAPMGSASIPGYEGVGGGGFLPPPIPVNPFPQPEPQYVDCSAPPLTEEAARSALKEYVSGHCCYGSDPANNGKITDMKAFNTYRYRLETFTESRSTGWSQEPYTGQAVDALIQMAPTPWNIPAQPPEMFKDTTKDIKVPNTSSLKDCDTCHAKGAIKCTNCEGSGKRHVGDQPASNSDGYSSVAESTCLDCSGKGTQECKTCKGKGKLVVFINLKVTWTNNKSDYTMEQSSGLKSDIISTVSGKKLLEDSKPLVYPVMGFPDVQLNQESQRLVKEHQTQYSQTGRILQQRQTIEYIPITKVTYTWKERTLTYIVFGNEHKVYTSDYPDTCCCTIL is encoded by the exons ATGTACGGCATGCAAGCACAACCAT cCATGTACCCCCCTCCTACTGCAAATTTCCCAGGTTTGGCAAGTGCCCCGATGGGTTCTGCCAGCATCCCTGGGTACGAAGGAGTAGGTGGAG GTGGATTCCTTCCTCCTCCGATTCCTGTGAATCCATTCCCTCAGCCTGAGCCGCAATATGTGGACTGCAG TGCCCCACCTCTGACTGAGGAAGCAGCACGCAGCGCCCTTAAGGAGTATGTGTCTGGTCATTGCTGTTATGGCTCCGACCCCGCAAATAATGGGAAGATCACGGATATGAAGGCATTCAACACCTACAGG TACCGCCTGGAAACCTTCACGGAGTCCAGATCTACAGGGTGGAGCCAGGAGCCTTACACTG GTCAAGCAGTTGATGCACTTATTCAAATGGCACCAACTCCCTGGAACATTCCTGCCCAGCCCCCGGAGATGTTTAAAGACACCACCAAAGACATCAAGGTTCCCAACACCTCATCTCTCAAG GATTGTGATACCTGTCATGCCAAAGGGGCAATAAAGTGCACCAACTGTGAGGGCTCTGGAAAA CGTCATGTTGGAGATCAGCCAGCTTCTAACAGTGACGGATACAGCAGCGTAGCTGAGAG CACATGCTTGGATTGCAGTGGGAAGGGTACTCAGGAATGTAAGACCTGCAAAGGGAAGGGGAAACTCGTGGTCTTCATCAACTTGAAAGTGACATG GACTAACAATAAATCGGACTATACTATGGAACAATCCAGTGGCTTGAAATCTGACATCATAAGTACTGTGTCTGGAAAGAAACTGCTAGAAGACTCCAAACCGCTG GTGTACCCTGTAATGGGATTCCCAGATGTGCAGCTGAATCAGGAGTCCCAACGCTTGGTGAAGGAGCACCAGACACAGTACTCTCAAACGGGTCGCATCCTCCAGCAG CGGCAAACAATTGAATACATTCCAATAACCAAGGTAACATACACGTGGAAAGAGCGGACGCTCACGTATATCGTGTTTGGGAATGAGCATAAGGTCTACACCAGCGATTACCCTGACACCTGCTGCTGTACTATACTATAG